Genomic DNA from Aminobacterium mobile DSM 12262:
CGTTTTTTCCCTATTATTTTTATTGTTATGGGTTTGTACCTGACAATAGGAATGCGTTTCTTTCAATTTAGACGGGCTGGAGATATCGTATATAACACTATAGGAACCCTTTTTAGAAAGAAGAAAAAAGAGGAGAAAGAGAAAGGATTTATTAGCGCTTTTGGAGCCTTTGCCACAGCCCTGGGGGGGACTGTAGGTACAGGTAACATTGCTGGAGTTTCCAGCGCCATAGCCATTGGTGGCCCAGGTGCGTTATTCTGGATGTGGATTGCGGCCTTGGTGGGAATGGTCACTAAAATGGCCGAGATTATTTTGACTCAACATTATAAACAGCGTTTCCCAGATGGGACATGCTACGGAAGTGCCGCCTTTTACATTGAAAAAGGGCTTGTTCAAGAACGAGGTTGGAAATGGTGTAAGGTACTAGCTATTGTATTCACCGTTTTCATGATTGGTGCTTTCTATTTTGCTCCTGGCCCATACACCATAATGGAATCTTTTCAACGCTCTTTCAATCTAAGCAAATATACCGCTATTGGGATGAGCATTGCTTATACCCTCCTTTGTTATTACATTGTTCTTGGCGGTATCCCTCGCGTGGTTAAATTCGCAGAAAACGTCGTTCCTGCTATGGTTGTCCTTTATGTTACGGCAGGGCTTTTTGTTATTTTCCAAGACTTTGGAGCTCTTAAAGATGCGTTTGCCAGCATCTTTTATTATGCATTTACGCCCTGTGCCGCTGTCGGCGGATTTGCTGGTGTAGGGGTTATGAAAGCTGTTCAGGTTGGCGTTGCCCGTAGCGTCTATAGCAATGAAGCCGGTTGGGGAAGTTCCGCCATTATCCACGCTACAGTGGAAGTGGACCACCCTGCTCGTCAGGGTATGTGGGGAGCTTTTGAAGTCTTTGTAGACACCATTATAGTCTGTTCCATCTCAGGCCTGATGGTGATAGTTACCGGTGCCTGGAAGAGTGGTCATGGCGGGGCTGGCGCTGTAGGCGACGCTTTGACAGCAGTATTTGGGTCATACGGTGCATATGCGCTGTCATTTTTCATGCTTATTTTTGCTTTGACCACCACAACAGGTTGGTTCTCATACTTGGAATCCCTGATCGTCTATTGCACTAGAAATAAGACACGTGAACAGCGCATGAAGTATATTCAGTTCGTTCGTTTCACTGGTCCTGGTGTTCCCCTGCTCTTTACTCTCTATGCTTTCTATAACAACATGGTTCCCTCAGTGGTCTGGATGGTTTTAGACATTCAATCTGCCGTTCCCGTATATGTGAACGTTGTGGCGTTGGTCTTGTTGTCTCCGCTCATATTCCGTCTTACGAAGGAGTTTGAAACCGATTATCTTGATCCTGAAAAAGCTGCTCGGAAAGCCGCCAAAAGAGACGCTCAGCTTGCAGAGTAGCCTATGAGGAGGACGTGTAGATGTCTGATTTCTTTGACGCTGTTAAGGTTAAAATTCAAGTCAATAGCTTCTTTGGAGGGAAAGTTCAGAGTCGTACTCTAATTTTCCCCAACGGAAGTCGTAAAACGTTGGGAGTGTATCTCCCAGGCGATTATGAGTTCCATTCTGACGGGCCAGAGAAAGTGTTAATGACTGCAGGTTCTGTGGAAGTCTTTTTCCCTGGAGACGCTGACTGGCGAAAAGTAGGCGTAGGCGAGGTCTATATGGTCCCTGCAAACACTGTCTTCAAGATCAGATGTGCAGAACTGTCGGAGTATATTTGCGACTTTCTTTAATATATGTCGATGTTCTGCCGCTGCAAAGCGGCAGAACATCATACTTTTTCCTTAAGGAAGCGGAGGTTTAGAGGATGAAGAATCTCGATGAATTAGTACTCTCTCGATCGCAAGAACTGATACAGACTGTTCAGGAGAGTGTCCGCATTCCCAGCATTTGTTCCGCACCTCAGCCCGACTGTCCCTATGGCAGGGAGATAGGGCGTACCCTGGACCATGCTCTGCATGTAGCCCAATCCTTAGGGTTTCATACTGTTAATCTCGATGGCAAAGTGGCATGGGCTGAATATGGTGATGGCGAGGAAATTGTTGGAGCCATGGGGCACCTTGATGTGGTTCCTCCAGGAGAAAATTGGGATTTCGATCCTTTCTGTGGAGATATAGTTGATAACCACATACGGGGCAGAGGAACACAAGATGATAAAGGACCTCTTTTCAGCTCCCTCTTTGCATTAAAAGCGCTGGCAGACTCTGGCGTTCCTTTGAAAAATAAGATTCGGATTATTTTCGGTCTAGACGAAGAATCCGGCAAAATGAAAGATGTAACAGCCTATCTAGAATCTGAAGGCCCTTGGCTGATGGGGTACACTCCCGACGGAGAATACCCGGTAATCAATGCAGAGAAAGGGGCTCTCAAGTTTATTGGCAAAACCAATTTCACTGGAAATCTCCCAGGTAAAATCACGCCTCTTTCTTACAACGGGGGTGAAAGCACGGGATCTGTGCCAGCAAAAGCGGAAGCCCTCCTTTCAGGGGGAAAAAGGGAATTGGAAGAAGCGAAGGGTATTCTGACAAAGATGGCAGCAGAACTTCACTGGCCAATTTCTACCAGTTGGCACGACTCCCATCTGAAGATTTCCGTTATGGGTAAAGCTGCGCATGCAACCTTGCCTGGATTGGGTGTGAATGCCATTGGAAGGCTCTGTTCTCTAATGGCAAAATTGGATATGGCAGAAACATACCGTCGTTTCTTTCGCTTTATTGGAGAAAACATTGCCCTTTCCCCTGATCTATCAGGTCTAGGTTTAGCGGCTTCTCATCCTCATACGGGGGATATTACCTGTAATTTGGCTCAACTTAAAGGAGACAACAACAATGCTTCTTTCTTTGTAGGGATCTATATACCAGCTGAGACAATTTCTTTCGAAGATGCTTGCTCTAAAATTAAATCTATTTGCCTCAAAGAAGCTATTGTTCTTGATATACAAACTCAGATGGCACCACTGCTTGTATCTCCTCAATCTCGTCTCATTCAGGCCTTATCCAGGGGCTATAAGAGCGCGACAAATGAGGAGCCTCGATTACTATCTATGTGTGGCAGCACATATTCGAAAAAAATGCCGAATATGGTTCCATTTGGGGGGGCTTTCAATGATGAACCGGACTTCGCTCACGGGGCGAATGAAAGAGTTCTCATAGATCGCCTGCTCCGCAGTACGTGCATCATGGCTCATGCTCTTAGAGAGCTGGCGAACGATTAGCTATGACATATAGCCCAGTAGTGTTCCAACTTCTATTTATGACGTTTTCAGCAGCGGCGATGGATAGCGGCTACTACTTCCTTCCGGCCTATTTTCCCAGTGTTGGTTTCGATACTGGCCCATGGCTGGGATGGATAATGGGGGCCGGGTATGGAGTATCAGCTCTTTCTCGACCATTCGCTCCTTTGATAGTAGAACGAATTGGTCTTGATCGCTCTCTGAAAGTTGGATTTCTATTACTACTGGTTGCTTCCGTAGCTTTGGCTGTTGGTCCATTAACAGTGGGACTTGCTATCTTCTACAAAGTACTTCTTGGCTTCGGCTTTACGCTTCAGGGAGTTTCCATGATAGCTTATCAAATGGTTCTCGTTCCAAAACAGACGCGAGGACGGGATATCGCCCTGATCTCTTTGGGGTACGTTCTTCCATCTCTCATACTTGCGCCTTGCCTTGAATGGATTCTCCTTAAAGGCTATCCGCACGTCTACTCTTTAACTCTTGTAGTAGTTGTGTTAGGCGGATTATTGCTCAGTCTTCGCTTCAGAGGAGAGCTAGAACACCCCAGCCTTTGTAAAGAAGAGAAAGGGGCTGCTAGCTACAAAGAAATATTCACCATGCGCCCAATCCTTGCATTCATGGCTGTCATGTTCGTTTTCTCCTTAGTGGATGCCATGCAGATTACCTTCGTGTCTCTTGCTTATGAACGACATCTTGTGGCTACGGCGTTTTTCCTTCCTGTTGCCGTTACGTCTCTGGCAATCCGTACTTTAGGAGGCTCCCTTTTGAATCGTTTCCCTCGTCGTCTTTTGGCAGGAGCTACTACCTTTGTTACAGCCATTGGTATTTTAGGTACGAGTTTCGCCTCATCCTCATGGCAACTTGTATTCTTAGGAATTTTTTTCGGCATTGGAATGGGAATCGGATTCCCTGCCATGACGTGCCTGGTAGGGGATTTAGGTGATGATCGAACGCGTACAAAGCTTGCAGCAATCTATGGGCTGCTTTATTCAGGTACTTTCTTTATAGTACCTGCAATTATTAGCTCTATTGCAGCATATCTGAACTATACAATAGCCTATCGTCTTGTATCTATTGCCTTTTTAAGCCTGAACGTTGCTGCTTTTCGCTGGAGTTATGGTATACAGCAAGCCGCGACTTCACAAAATATAGAAACCATATCGGAGGTATGACATTATGAAAATTGGATTTATTGGTGCGGGTCTCATTTGTGAAATTCTAACTCAAAATATTTTGGGCAGCGGGCTTGTTAAAGCGGAGGATATCCACATTACCGATGTTTTTAAAGCTCGTGAAAAAGAAATGCACGATCGCTATGGCCTTACAGTTGCTTCTGATAAGGCTGACGTTATTAAGGCTGCAGATTTTGTGTTTATTTGTGTTCGCTCTGATAATGCAATAGATCTTGCAGAGGAACTTCGTAAAATGAACCCTGATTTCAGTGGCAAAGCCCTTGTTTCCATCTCATCGGGCATACCCATGAAACTTTATGAGGATATCTTCCCAGACCTTGCCATTGCCAGGGCTCTTCCCAACCCTCCCAGCCGCATTGGTCATGGAGTAGTTGCTGTAGCCTTTAACAAAAAATTTAACGATACTCAGAGAGAAAATCTCATGAAACTTTTTGATTCCATGGGGAAAGCTTATATGCTCGACGAAGAGAAAATCAACGTTGCTACAGCTACTACAGGCCCTGCACCTGTCTATGCTTTCTTCGAAGCCATGGTAGAATCTGCTCTACTTCTTGGCATTGACCATAAAACGGCATCTCATATGGCCTTTGGGACAGTAGAAGGTTGTTTAAAAGTTTGGGAACGACAAATTGATAATATAGCAGGCCTATTGAAAGAGACGAGCACTCCAGGTGGTATCTCTGTCCGTCAGCTTTATGCACTTGAAAAACGGGCTTTCAAGGCTATTGTCAAAGAAAACTATGAGGAAGGCTGGACTCGCACAAAGGCTTACAGCGATTCTATTCGAGAAATGTTAAAAAAGTAAGTTTTTTAAAAGAAAGTCTCGAAGGTAGTGTCTGTGAATATTATTGGAGTTTTTTATAGCCTTCTTGTCGCTTTTGTGTGGGGAAGTGCCCCTATTATCTATCGCTATTGCATTGCGAGCAGTTCTGCATTGAAGATGCAGGCTGTGCGTAGCATTGGATTTTTAGGATGTGGTCTGGTTATAGCGGCATTTTCTCCAGACATAATGCGAGTTGCTTTCCATTCGGCCTTCCTGGTTTCCATTGGTGGGCTATCGGCTCTTTTAGTTGGCGACTCGCTTTTTTTCCACGGCATTAAACTTATAGGGCCTGGTACCGCTACCGCTATTACAGGTACCTATCCCTTCTTTGCAAGTGTTGCGGCGATTCTTTTCCTTGGCGAAAAAGCTACCACGGCAACGGTTGTGGGAACAATCTGTATTTTTGTTGGATTAGTGGTCTTCCGCATGAAAAAAGAGGAACCAAAGCAGAAATCTCTTAAGGGAGTTCTTCTGGCACTCTTCGCAGCTTTTTTTTGGAGTGTTAACTTTGTTTTAACTAGATGGGGAATGACTGCAGGTAATATTTCGCCCAAGGCCCTTGTTTTCTGGCAATCTATTTCTTTCTTCATATCTATATGGCTGTGCTGGGGCATCTCTTGGTTTAGAAACGGTCGACAAGAGCCTTTTTTTAAAATGCCGCTTAAAAACATGCTCATGATGATAACAGTGGGAGTTCTATCAATGGGGTTGGGAGGCTTCCTGACGTCAGAAGCGATGAGATATGCTCCTGCATCGGTAGTAACTCCTATTACTGCATCTAGCCCCCTCTTTGCGGCATTTTGGGGGAGAGTACTCTATAGGGAACCTATTTTAATTCCCCAATGGATTGGCATTGTCCTTATACTTGCTGGTGGAGTGGCCATCAACTTCGGTTGATAAGGCATTCATAGAACAGTAACAAAGCCCCTCTTGTAGTGAAAACGAAGCAGCGTTTCAACTACGGGAGGGGCTTTCTCCCGTCCTCTTACCCACACTATCAATAGTATGCAACAAGCAACCATTGGCCGGCATGTAGTACATAGAGCAAAACCTAGCACCACCCTACCTCCAAAAACCTTCCAGCGACGTTATTTACGCGCTCAGGAAGGGCCATCATGTACCAAGAACCTCTCCTGGCTTTACTGCACGTTGCACAGCCTGATGCCACGTATTTTACAAGGCCAGCTGTTCGACGAAAGGCCCTACTTGGGGAACTTCTCCCCCCACGTATTTGTATCTTTTACCCCTTGACCCCACTTATAAGGGTGAAGGCTGGTAAAAGAAAGGAGGTGTGGCTCGTGTCTCTGTATATTCCTGTTGAAAGTCG
This window encodes:
- a CDS encoding alanine/glycine:cation symporter family protein translates to MDVALVTKWLEFFAWKVLWNRFFPIIFIVMGLYLTIGMRFFQFRRAGDIVYNTIGTLFRKKKKEEKEKGFISAFGAFATALGGTVGTGNIAGVSSAIAIGGPGALFWMWIAALVGMVTKMAEIILTQHYKQRFPDGTCYGSAAFYIEKGLVQERGWKWCKVLAIVFTVFMIGAFYFAPGPYTIMESFQRSFNLSKYTAIGMSIAYTLLCYYIVLGGIPRVVKFAENVVPAMVVLYVTAGLFVIFQDFGALKDAFASIFYYAFTPCAAVGGFAGVGVMKAVQVGVARSVYSNEAGWGSSAIIHATVEVDHPARQGMWGAFEVFVDTIIVCSISGLMVIVTGAWKSGHGGAGAVGDALTAVFGSYGAYALSFFMLIFALTTTTGWFSYLESLIVYCTRNKTREQRMKYIQFVRFTGPGVPLLFTLYAFYNNMVPSVVWMVLDIQSAVPVYVNVVALVLLSPLIFRLTKEFETDYLDPEKAARKAAKRDAQLAE
- a CDS encoding DMT family transporter, encoding MNIIGVFYSLLVAFVWGSAPIIYRYCIASSSALKMQAVRSIGFLGCGLVIAAFSPDIMRVAFHSAFLVSIGGLSALLVGDSLFFHGIKLIGPGTATAITGTYPFFASVAAILFLGEKATTATVVGTICIFVGLVVFRMKKEEPKQKSLKGVLLALFAAFFWSVNFVLTRWGMTAGNISPKALVFWQSISFFISIWLCWGISWFRNGRQEPFFKMPLKNMLMMITVGVLSMGLGGFLTSEAMRYAPASVVTPITASSPLFAAFWGRVLYREPILIPQWIGIVLILAGGVAINFG
- a CDS encoding pyrimidine/purine nucleoside phosphorylase, with product MSDFFDAVKVKIQVNSFFGGKVQSRTLIFPNGSRKTLGVYLPGDYEFHSDGPEKVLMTAGSVEVFFPGDADWRKVGVGEVYMVPANTVFKIRCAELSEYICDFL
- a CDS encoding Sapep family Mn(2+)-dependent dipeptidase, producing the protein MKNLDELVLSRSQELIQTVQESVRIPSICSAPQPDCPYGREIGRTLDHALHVAQSLGFHTVNLDGKVAWAEYGDGEEIVGAMGHLDVVPPGENWDFDPFCGDIVDNHIRGRGTQDDKGPLFSSLFALKALADSGVPLKNKIRIIFGLDEESGKMKDVTAYLESEGPWLMGYTPDGEYPVINAEKGALKFIGKTNFTGNLPGKITPLSYNGGESTGSVPAKAEALLSGGKRELEEAKGILTKMAAELHWPISTSWHDSHLKISVMGKAAHATLPGLGVNAIGRLCSLMAKLDMAETYRRFFRFIGENIALSPDLSGLGLAASHPHTGDITCNLAQLKGDNNNASFFVGIYIPAETISFEDACSKIKSICLKEAIVLDIQTQMAPLLVSPQSRLIQALSRGYKSATNEEPRLLSMCGSTYSKKMPNMVPFGGAFNDEPDFAHGANERVLIDRLLRSTCIMAHALRELAND
- a CDS encoding MFS transporter yields the protein MTYSPVVFQLLFMTFSAAAMDSGYYFLPAYFPSVGFDTGPWLGWIMGAGYGVSALSRPFAPLIVERIGLDRSLKVGFLLLLVASVALAVGPLTVGLAIFYKVLLGFGFTLQGVSMIAYQMVLVPKQTRGRDIALISLGYVLPSLILAPCLEWILLKGYPHVYSLTLVVVVLGGLLLSLRFRGELEHPSLCKEEKGAASYKEIFTMRPILAFMAVMFVFSLVDAMQITFVSLAYERHLVATAFFLPVAVTSLAIRTLGGSLLNRFPRRLLAGATTFVTAIGILGTSFASSSWQLVFLGIFFGIGMGIGFPAMTCLVGDLGDDRTRTKLAAIYGLLYSGTFFIVPAIISSIAAYLNYTIAYRLVSIAFLSLNVAAFRWSYGIQQAATSQNIETISEV
- a CDS encoding pyrroline-5-carboxylate reductase family protein → MKIGFIGAGLICEILTQNILGSGLVKAEDIHITDVFKAREKEMHDRYGLTVASDKADVIKAADFVFICVRSDNAIDLAEELRKMNPDFSGKALVSISSGIPMKLYEDIFPDLAIARALPNPPSRIGHGVVAVAFNKKFNDTQRENLMKLFDSMGKAYMLDEEKINVATATTGPAPVYAFFEAMVESALLLGIDHKTASHMAFGTVEGCLKVWERQIDNIAGLLKETSTPGGISVRQLYALEKRAFKAIVKENYEEGWTRTKAYSDSIREMLKK